A single Desulfobaculum bizertense DSM 18034 DNA region contains:
- a CDS encoding zinc ribbon domain-containing protein has product MYLKQIEQLIVLQKVDDEIIILEKELESLPKELSELEENNALIKQQLDNAKDRAEVLSHQNKVLSEEIEGNEEKIQKSKDKMMLAGNTREYQAVVREMDNLEKINRAREEDKVNLIGEMEEQNQVVIRLEEQFATSQKEVEEFAATLKKRTTSTKKRLNKLLKERNAACEVIPPRILGRYEFIRARISHPVIVPVEESVCTGCHIMIPPQEYNELQKGEQILSCPNCQRLIYWGKKFSPETAEDDK; this is encoded by the coding sequence ATGTACCTCAAGCAGATTGAACAGCTCATTGTTCTGCAAAAAGTCGATGACGAAATCATCATTCTTGAAAAAGAACTTGAGAGCCTTCCCAAGGAACTCTCTGAGCTGGAAGAAAATAATGCCCTCATCAAACAGCAGCTCGACAATGCAAAAGATCGCGCTGAGGTTCTGAGCCACCAGAACAAAGTTCTGAGCGAAGAGATTGAAGGCAACGAAGAAAAAATTCAGAAGAGCAAAGACAAAATGATGCTCGCAGGCAATACCCGCGAGTACCAGGCTGTTGTTCGCGAGATGGATAATCTGGAAAAGATCAACCGCGCCCGCGAGGAAGACAAGGTCAACCTCATTGGCGAAATGGAAGAGCAGAACCAGGTTGTTATTCGCCTCGAAGAGCAGTTCGCCACGTCTCAGAAGGAAGTTGAGGAATTTGCTGCGACCCTGAAAAAGCGCACCACTTCCACCAAAAAACGCCTGAACAAGCTTCTGAAAGAACGTAACGCTGCATGCGAAGTTATTCCTCCCCGCATCCTTGGCCGTTACGAGTTCATCCGCGCACGCATTTCTCACCCGGTTATCGTTCCGGTTGAAGAATCCGTGTGTACTGGCTGTCACATCATGATTCCTCCGCAGGAATACAATGAACTGCAGAAAGGTGAGCAGATTTTGAGCTGCCCCAACTGCCAGCGCCTCATTTACTGGGGAAAGAAGTTTTCTCCTGAGACAGCAGAAGACGACAAATAA
- a CDS encoding DUF4345 domain-containing protein: MDNTSKFLILAAAGLTPIALSYGLIPSVSLGWLFGISIENINGRHIFRAIMGLYLALSALWLLGAFIKRLQQHALVSLIVFMFGLAAGRLLSISIDGFPHWLLFLYTLLEIAFGSVGLWLYLRNKKSHKEKTL, translated from the coding sequence ATGGACAACACATCAAAATTTCTCATCCTTGCGGCCGCAGGCCTTACTCCTATTGCACTCTCTTATGGTCTGATTCCCTCTGTCTCCCTTGGCTGGCTCTTTGGAATTTCTATAGAAAACATCAATGGTCGCCATATTTTCCGCGCAATCATGGGCCTCTACCTTGCCCTGAGTGCCCTCTGGCTTCTTGGTGCATTTATAAAACGCCTCCAGCAACACGCTCTCGTCTCTCTCATTGTCTTTATGTTTGGCCTCGCAGCCGGACGACTTCTCAGCATCTCCATTGATGGTTTCCCCCACTGGCTTCTCTTTCTCTATACGCTTCTGGAAATCGCTTTTGGTTCCGTTGGGCTTTGGCTCTATTTACGAAACAAAAAATCTCACAAGGAGAAGACCTTATGA
- a CDS encoding HEAT repeat domain-containing protein, whose protein sequence is MALTARYIPGEAFYDHFDLVCMEDPDFYPDGQDLGENYTYTTWSLSPCVQSGKLQCLHCHTSSGRFRQKDNPNQACAPCHKKYVQAPEQHTHHPHSKNSPQCISCHMLKTQFARMDRSDHSMRAPAPKLTTLCGSPNACTSCHAKQTPQWASRQLERWGKNTRIKKRLHLAHVLIYARAQNWEHFEEMLSYLSAPDSDPVALTSLIRILSRSCPYPQKWGPLLALTKHSSPLVRAAAVHALELYPAPKDILPELLHAAKDPTRLVRIRAASALTGIAGLSPKQTQQLHTANTELQTMLCLRPDTWSSHFNQGNHALKKGNIPKALEAYSSALWLAPTAIPPSLHKAYLLAQTGKPHEATTLLSHALSLGGDKPELHFALGDISLMENNWHSAHGHFLRALKIDPQFWPATLKLAQMSIPSSVPQALVYAQDAYTHAPTLSATLTLAQCLAASQKKSEAFELLYASTQHWPAQTALYLNMLPNVQTQQEYTRLQKKIAHALPLMSSAEQKRLQKALAPPQGSPPK, encoded by the coding sequence ATGGCACTAACAGCCCGCTATATTCCTGGCGAAGCATTTTATGACCACTTTGATCTCGTCTGCATGGAAGATCCTGATTTTTATCCTGATGGACAGGACCTCGGAGAAAACTACACATACACCACGTGGAGCCTTTCTCCCTGTGTTCAGTCAGGAAAGCTCCAATGCCTGCACTGTCATACATCAAGTGGCCGCTTCCGGCAGAAGGATAATCCCAACCAAGCCTGTGCCCCATGCCACAAAAAATACGTTCAGGCTCCAGAACAGCACACGCATCACCCTCACTCAAAAAATTCTCCACAGTGCATTTCCTGCCACATGCTCAAAACTCAGTTTGCGCGCATGGACCGCAGCGATCATTCTATGCGCGCACCTGCGCCAAAGCTCACAACGCTCTGCGGCTCTCCCAATGCCTGCACGAGTTGCCACGCCAAGCAAACTCCACAATGGGCATCCCGCCAGCTCGAACGCTGGGGCAAAAACACACGAATCAAAAAACGTCTGCATCTCGCCCATGTCCTTATATATGCACGTGCTCAAAACTGGGAGCATTTCGAGGAGATGCTGAGCTACCTTTCAGCTCCTGATTCTGACCCCGTCGCTCTCACTTCTCTTATTCGAATCCTCAGCCGCTCATGCCCCTACCCTCAAAAATGGGGACCTCTTTTGGCGCTTACGAAGCACAGTTCCCCACTTGTCCGTGCTGCCGCAGTTCATGCTCTCGAACTTTACCCAGCTCCCAAAGACATTCTTCCGGAGCTTCTTCATGCAGCAAAAGACCCAACCCGCCTTGTTCGCATAAGAGCGGCGTCTGCTCTCACAGGAATTGCAGGACTTTCACCAAAGCAAACCCAGCAGCTCCACACAGCAAACACAGAACTACAAACCATGCTTTGTCTGCGCCCAGATACATGGAGCAGCCACTTCAATCAGGGCAACCACGCTCTAAAAAAAGGAAACATACCCAAAGCTCTTGAAGCATACTCTTCAGCACTTTGGCTCGCTCCAACAGCGATACCTCCCTCCCTGCACAAAGCTTATCTTCTCGCTCAAACAGGGAAACCCCACGAAGCAACAACGCTTTTGAGCCATGCTCTTTCACTTGGAGGAGACAAGCCCGAACTCCATTTTGCTCTTGGGGATATCAGCCTCATGGAAAATAACTGGCATTCAGCTCACGGCCACTTTCTGCGTGCACTAAAAATCGACCCGCAGTTCTGGCCCGCAACGCTCAAACTAGCCCAGATGAGCATCCCAAGCTCAGTGCCACAGGCTTTGGTTTATGCCCAAGACGCGTACACCCATGCCCCAACACTCAGCGCGACCCTGACTCTCGCACAGTGCCTTGCCGCATCTCAAAAAAAATCCGAAGCATTCGAACTCCTTTATGCCTCTACCCAACACTGGCCAGCCCAGACGGCCCTGTATCTGAACATGCTTCCCAATGTTCAGACCCAACAGGAATACACACGCCTCCAGAAGAAAATTGCCCACGCTCTTCCGCTCATGTCTTCCGCAGAACAAAAACGACTTCAAAAAGCTCTCGCGCCTCCGCAGGGTTCTCCTCCAAAATAA
- a CDS encoding GGDEF domain-containing protein — protein MDESCACIQCSSKGEITCVLFCDIKQLKDSVGKKFVEFLHPSSRYAFFTFWKNSIAFGISTADKIRFFQDTPSPEYALCGIQTQDAVYVFLMQNKGTAFSLLSSFQSAREKIPHPSLCAQELPLPAPSTGDAEKFLFQIMKLNNEMAKMQRELTQKNRELQNAYETIKAQSQKDSLTNISCRKHFMTRAEEEIHRANRYGSPLSLMFLDLDNFKTINDIYGHKAGDSTLQLFTENCTKELRQNDLFGRIGGEEFAILLVEADSDGALSVAERIRKRIAQLCVPTEEACNHFISVSIGLVTLQKGETLASALHRSDMALYQAKHNGRNRIERDLT, from the coding sequence ATGGACGAGTCATGTGCTTGCATTCAGTGCTCCTCAAAAGGAGAAATCACCTGTGTACTTTTTTGCGACATTAAACAGCTCAAAGACTCCGTAGGGAAAAAATTCGTCGAATTTCTCCACCCCTCTTCCAGATACGCATTCTTTACTTTCTGGAAAAACAGCATCGCTTTTGGCATCAGCACGGCGGACAAAATCCGTTTTTTTCAGGACACGCCCAGTCCTGAATATGCCCTGTGTGGAATCCAGACCCAAGACGCTGTGTATGTTTTTCTTATGCAGAACAAGGGTACCGCTTTTTCTCTTCTGTCGTCGTTTCAATCCGCACGAGAAAAAATCCCGCATCCCTCCTTATGTGCCCAAGAGCTTCCACTGCCAGCCCCCAGCACAGGAGATGCAGAAAAATTCTTGTTCCAGATCATGAAGCTGAACAATGAGATGGCCAAAATGCAACGGGAGCTAACGCAAAAAAACAGGGAACTTCAAAACGCATACGAAACCATCAAGGCACAGAGCCAAAAAGATTCCCTCACTAATATTTCATGCCGAAAGCATTTCATGACTCGTGCAGAAGAGGAAATCCACAGGGCAAACCGCTACGGATCTCCCCTTTCACTCATGTTTCTTGACCTGGACAACTTCAAAACGATTAATGACATCTACGGACACAAAGCCGGAGACAGCACGCTTCAGCTCTTTACTGAAAACTGCACAAAAGAGCTTCGGCAAAACGATCTTTTTGGACGCATTGGCGGTGAAGAATTCGCAATTCTCCTTGTTGAGGCCGACTCTGACGGTGCGCTTAGCGTTGCCGAACGAATCAGAAAACGCATTGCCCAGCTGTGTGTTCCAACAGAAGAAGCCTGCAATCATTTTATTTCCGTAAGTATAGGGCTCGTCACCCTCCAGAAAGGAGAAACGCTTGCAAGCGCCTTGCACAGATCAGACATGGCGCTGTACCAGGCCAAACACAATGGGCGAAACCGTATTGAACGCGACTTGACCTAG
- a CDS encoding arylsulfatase produces MRKYILFFLLFCSIPFCAYAKDPVPNIIVIFTDDVGVSNVSAYHRGLMSSQTPHIDSIAKHGMLFTDYYAQPSCTAGRSAFLTGQYPVRTGLHTVGLPGSYVGLTPDTPTLAEVLKTLGYTTGQFGKNHLGDRDEFLPTMHGFDEYWGWLYHLNAMEYTIDPDWPAKNPQIKKFTPRNLIHSWSTGKGTQKIEDDGPLPPERMKTLDDEVNKHAFRFIRDAVENETPFFVWYCPSRGHVWTHLSSHYEAMLGQNGWGLQEVVMKELDDHIGELLQLLEELKIKENTIVVFTADNGPEIMTWPDGGMSPFHGEKGSTWEGGVRAPMLISWPAQIPAGTINNGIFDGMDFFPTLVAAAGGPQDMKKKMKEGYKGFKAHLDGYNQLETLTQGQASKRTEIIYYERDQLQAVRYNDWKAHFIVQRHGWAGPKEQLNAPLLYNLRRDPFERAADESGMYLNWMGKKMWTFGPIQEIVRRHLMTFKEWPPVSSVPKEQQQAPVDADGIGR; encoded by the coding sequence ATGAGAAAATATATTCTTTTCTTTTTGCTTTTTTGCAGTATTCCGTTTTGCGCTTATGCAAAAGATCCTGTCCCCAATATTATTGTCATCTTCACTGATGACGTCGGCGTCTCAAATGTCAGCGCCTACCACAGGGGACTCATGAGTAGCCAAACCCCACACATAGACAGCATCGCAAAACACGGCATGCTTTTCACAGACTACTATGCTCAGCCCTCATGCACTGCCGGACGCTCTGCCTTTTTGACAGGCCAGTATCCTGTCCGCACAGGCCTCCACACTGTTGGCCTGCCAGGAAGTTACGTCGGACTCACTCCCGACACTCCCACACTCGCAGAAGTTCTCAAAACATTAGGGTACACAACAGGACAGTTTGGAAAAAACCATCTTGGTGATCGCGATGAATTTTTGCCCACCATGCATGGCTTTGATGAATACTGGGGATGGCTCTACCACCTCAATGCAATGGAATACACCATCGATCCAGACTGGCCGGCCAAAAACCCACAAATCAAAAAGTTTACTCCAAGAAATCTTATCCACTCCTGGAGCACGGGGAAAGGGACTCAAAAAATCGAAGACGATGGTCCCCTACCTCCAGAACGGATGAAAACGCTTGATGACGAAGTCAACAAACACGCATTTCGTTTCATCCGAGATGCGGTTGAGAATGAAACTCCATTTTTTGTCTGGTATTGTCCTTCCCGCGGCCATGTCTGGACTCACCTCTCCTCACACTACGAAGCAATGCTCGGTCAAAACGGCTGGGGGCTGCAAGAAGTTGTCATGAAAGAACTTGATGACCATATCGGCGAACTTCTCCAGCTCTTGGAAGAACTCAAGATCAAAGAAAATACCATTGTTGTTTTTACTGCTGACAACGGTCCGGAAATTATGACCTGGCCCGATGGTGGCATGAGCCCTTTCCATGGAGAAAAAGGTTCAACATGGGAAGGCGGCGTCCGAGCACCCATGCTCATCAGCTGGCCCGCACAAATTCCAGCAGGCACCATTAACAATGGTATTTTTGACGGCATGGATTTCTTCCCAACACTGGTTGCTGCTGCTGGCGGTCCTCAGGACATGAAAAAAAAGATGAAGGAAGGATACAAAGGGTTCAAGGCCCACCTTGATGGTTATAACCAGCTTGAAACTCTGACACAGGGACAGGCCTCCAAAAGAACCGAAATCATTTATTACGAACGCGACCAACTTCAGGCCGTCCGTTACAACGACTGGAAGGCACACTTTATTGTCCAGCGACACGGCTGGGCTGGCCCCAAGGAACAACTCAACGCCCCTTTGTTATACAACCTGCGCCGCGATCCATTTGAAAGAGCTGCGGACGAATCAGGCATGTACCTGAATTGGATGGGGAAAAAGATGTGGACCTTTGGCCCGATTCAAGAAATTGTCCGACGCCATCTTATGACCTTCAAGGAGTGGCCTCCAGTAAGCTCAGTTCCCAAAGAGCAACAGCAAGCTCCTGTAGATGCTGATGGAATTGGCCGTTAG
- a CDS encoding cobalamin B12-binding domain-containing protein, with translation MQQKLQGSENLTQLANTLIHLLLTAQKDKAFKLVLETLESGISIKDVYLHILQPVMYEIGRLWQIGKIDVAAEHYCTGIIQLLMAQLYSYTQTNERNGHKMLGCCLGSELHDLGLRMVNDFFEIEGWTTSFYGAATPLKDLLNAIKRTEPEIICISVTMSRGVPQTKTLIHELANRDLSVQPKTLVGGVAFLINPDLSEKVGADAMTYNAQHAVETAERFIA, from the coding sequence ATGCAACAGAAATTACAGGGATCTGAAAACCTGACCCAGCTGGCAAACACACTGATTCATCTTCTGCTCACAGCACAAAAAGACAAAGCCTTCAAACTTGTACTCGAAACTCTCGAGTCTGGAATTTCCATCAAGGATGTCTATCTGCACATACTCCAGCCCGTCATGTATGAAATTGGACGACTCTGGCAGATTGGCAAAATCGACGTCGCGGCAGAGCACTACTGTACAGGCATTATTCAGCTTCTTATGGCCCAGCTCTATTCCTACACTCAGACCAATGAACGTAATGGGCACAAAATGCTTGGCTGCTGTCTTGGTTCAGAACTTCATGACCTTGGCTTGCGCATGGTGAATGATTTCTTTGAAATTGAGGGCTGGACAACGTCATTTTATGGCGCGGCAACCCCACTCAAAGACCTGCTCAATGCCATTAAGCGTACAGAACCAGAAATCATCTGCATCTCCGTAACAATGTCTCGCGGAGTCCCCCAAACCAAAACGCTCATTCACGAGCTTGCCAATCGGGATCTTTCCGTACAGCCGAAGACGCTTGTTGGTGGCGTTGCCTTTCTTATCAATCCTGATCTGAGCGAAAAGGTCGGAGCAGATGCAATGACCTACAATGCCCAGCATGCAGTCGAAACTGCGGAGCGCTTCATCGCGTGA
- a CDS encoding Nif3-like dinuclear metal center hexameric protein — protein sequence MHITDVLSLIEATAPLSGAASWDKSGVQIAGSVDSVKRLAVTLDPTPHAIQEALDWGADCILTHHPLAMSPRFLDTPGPFLDVARMVLSRGAWLYASHTSLDAQPDGPAGWLARELGLLNLSVLEQTDPNNANVGFGFVGDLPAPLAWDDFAKELGHCVPRDFWVTGRTHPEFIQTVSYCTGSGASLLDAASAAGADVHITGDVKYHQALDASLFFVDVGHFSLEEKMIHIFADELSASLSESGISVHFIPGTEPFALHAGN from the coding sequence ATGCATATCACGGATGTTCTCTCCCTCATCGAAGCAACAGCACCGCTTTCTGGTGCAGCTTCCTGGGACAAAAGCGGCGTTCAGATTGCTGGAAGCGTTGATTCAGTAAAACGGCTTGCAGTCACCCTCGACCCCACTCCTCATGCCATTCAAGAGGCACTGGACTGGGGGGCTGATTGCATTCTGACGCATCACCCATTGGCGATGTCTCCTCGTTTTCTGGATACTCCCGGCCCGTTCCTCGATGTTGCCCGAATGGTTTTATCTCGCGGCGCGTGGCTCTATGCCAGCCACACTTCGCTGGATGCACAGCCAGATGGCCCTGCGGGCTGGCTGGCTCGTGAGCTTGGACTGCTGAACCTGAGTGTGCTGGAACAAACAGATCCGAACAATGCCAACGTTGGTTTTGGCTTTGTTGGTGATCTTCCAGCTCCCCTTGCATGGGACGACTTTGCCAAAGAGCTTGGACACTGTGTTCCCCGTGACTTTTGGGTCACAGGGCGTACGCATCCCGAGTTCATACAGACCGTGTCATACTGCACCGGTTCTGGAGCATCCCTACTTGATGCGGCAAGCGCCGCAGGAGCAGACGTTCACATTACAGGCGACGTCAAATATCATCAGGCCCTTGATGCCTCTCTCTTCTTCGTGGATGTCGGACATTTTTCCCTCGAAGAAAAGATGATCCATATTTTTGCCGACGAGCTGTCTGCCTCTCTGTCCGAAAGCGGCATCAGCGTGCATTTCATTCCTGGCACTGAGCCATTCGCTCTTCACGCCGGGAACTGA